The following coding sequences are from one Eucalyptus grandis isolate ANBG69807.140 chromosome 11, ASM1654582v1, whole genome shotgun sequence window:
- the LOC104424285 gene encoding uncharacterized protein At1g51745 isoform X1: MESSGGSGDCGVGLGVGSIVWVRRRNGSWWPGKILGPDELSTAHLTSPRAGTPVKLLGREDASVDWYNLEKSKRVKAFRCGEFDECIERAESSQGMPMKKREKYARREDAILHALELEKEMLRKQGKFEIESKFVGGNSPTAAKKGLIASSEILENGNDELENPVSPHFTRRLGALAKDNFMSGSSLFQEAKDGEELRQDDGLPEGVPRMRGLQDFGLKIAPSKRKHSMPWKPKTSRDAHAQSESEEVGIFRAKRSKCVYFPPGLSDSLDDKETPRGRMETLPSVLREGSRDANLMAQGISGISESSDTGSTESDLSDSESDSSETEEDADEETTSFSEAERGPFGMHEARVQHDSMSSEEPEDSALSGDISHLFPRDTVSANEPVSKWQLKGKRNIRNVAKRHLDATEGTPSDGRRVSSRRRAPIWRSGEYRNYDFTFDDVDDEEKDLETEMFGLDHEYILTPRAASRDQGFRNWGTVGFEDVNCGERYNPVLVGQHHFAGNGRGVLVEVDLKVHVTYQKGRVPIISMTSKLNGNSIIGHSIQIEAIEDGSTEHLLPANYDDDDGTIDYNTITTVPSAWKTARRTANFRIPRPHRSSAFDGCEDGGESPLFGQEGRSQKNVSAGNFSRKGVLVRKAFPQTPPPQSDKKLSGKSSKRAGLSSSQKIRTLSSIALEPNLGNKSIHDSFDSDIVGIIKPNSSGPTTVACIPVKLVYSRLLEKINRPPSKAVMNAVRFNGETEKSGS; encoded by the exons ATGGAGAGTTCGGGGGGATCGGGGGATTGCGGAGTCGGATTGGGAGTGGGATCCATCGTGTGGGTCCGTCGTAGGAACGGCTCCTGGTGGCCTGGCAAGATACTCGGCCCCGACGAGCTCTCCACCGCTCATCTCACGTCGCCCCGCGCCGGCACTCCCGTCAAGCTCCTCGGAAGAGAAGACGCCAGTGT GGATTGGTACAATCTGGAGAAATCTAAGCGGGTGAAAGCTTTCAGGTGTGGTGAATTTGATGAGTGCATCGAGAGGGCAGAATCCTCGCAGGGCATGCCgatgaagaaaagagagaaatatgCTCGCAGAGAGGATGCCATCCTCCATGCGCTTGAACTTGAGAAGGAAATGCTGAGGAAGCAAGGGAAATTCGAAATTGAGTCTAAGTTTGTGGGAGGTAATTCACCCACTGCTGCCAAAAAGGGTTTAATTGCATCTTCAGAAATCCTGGAAAATGGCAATGATGAACTTGAAAATCCCGTGTCACCTCATTTTACCCGGAGATTGGGAGCTCTGGCTAAAGACAACTTCATGAGTGGTTCTTCATTATTTCAAGAAGCCAAGGATGGAGAGGAGCTTAGGCAGGACGATGGTCTTCCAGAAGGTGTACCCAGGATGAGAGGTTTGCAAGATTTCGGCCTGAAGATTGCCCCCTCAAAGCGTAAGCATTCAATGCCATGGAAACCGAAGACGAGTCGTGATGCCCATGCTCAGTCAG AATCTGAGGAGGTGGGTATTTTCCGAGCAAAAAGGAGCAAATGTGTGTACTTTCCCCCGGGCCTTTCTGATTCTCTGGATGATAAAGAAACTCCCCGTGGTAGAATGGAGACTTTGCCTTCTGTTTTGCGGGAAGGTAGCCGTGATGCTAATCTGATGGCACAGGGTATCTCTGGGATCTCTGAATCTTCTGATACGGGTTCTACAGAATCTGATTTATCTGATTCAGAGTCAGATTCTTCAGAAACTGAAGAGGATGCTGATGAAGAGACAACTTCCTTTTCAG AAGCGGAGCGGGGTCCTTTTGGAATGCATGAGGCACGAGTACAGCATGATAGCATGAGCAGTGAGGAGCCTGAAGACTCAGCTCTTTCTGGAGATATTTCTCATTTGTTTCCTCGAGATACTGTCTCTGCTAATGAACCTGTGTCCAAATGGCAATTGAAAGGAAAGAGGAATATTCGCAATGTTGCTAAGAGGCATTTGGATGCTACGGAGGGAACACCTTCTGATGGAAGGAGAGTCAGTTCTAGGCGAAGGGCACCCATATGGAGATCTGGTGAATATAGAAATTATGACTTCACTTTTGATGACGTTGATGATGAAGAGAAGGATCTTGAGACTGAGATGTTTGGTTTGGATCATGAATATATATTGACCCCTAGAGCTGCATCTAGAGATCAAGGTTTCCGCAATTGGGGCACGGTTGGTTTTGAAGATGTGAATTGCGGAGAACGCTATAATCCTGTCTTGGTTGGGCAACATCATTTTGCTGGGAATGGTAGAGGCGTGTTGGTAGAAGTGGATTTAAAAGTCCATGTCACCTACCAAAAAGGACGGGTGCCAATCATTTCCATGACAAGCAAGTTAAATGGCAACTCAATTATTGGACACTCGATCCAAAtagaagcaatagaagatggTTCAACTGAGCATCTCTTACCTGcaaattatgatgatgatgatggaacAATTGACTATAATACCATAACGACAGTTCCATCAGCATGGAAGACCGCTAGGAGGACAGCTAATTTTCGAATCCCACGTCCTCATCGATCATCAGCATTTGATGGTTGTGAAGATGGGGGAGAGTCTCCCCTTTTTGGTCAGGAAGGAAGATCACAGAAGAATGTAAGTGCAGGAAATTTCAGTCGCAAAGGTGTCCTTGTGAGGAAGGCCTTCCCTCAGACTCCTCCACCTCAGTCTGATAAGAAGCTTTCCGGAAAATCTTCCAAGAGAGCAGGCTTGTCATCTAGCCAGAAAATAAGAACACTATCTTCGATTGCTCTTGAGCCAAATCTAGGTAACAAGTCCATACACGATAGCTTCGACTCTGACATTGTTGGAATAATTAAGCCGAATTCATCGGGACCAACCACAGTAGCTTGCATACCTGTAAAATTAGTATATAGTAGGTTACTTGAGAAGATTAATAGGCCGCCATCTAAAGCTGTTATGAATGCAGTTCGATTCAATGGTGAAACAGAGAAAAGCGGATCATAG
- the LOC104424285 gene encoding uncharacterized protein At1g51745 isoform X2 gives MESSGGSGDCGVGLGVGSIVWVRRRNGSWWPGKILGPDELSTAHLTSPRAGTPVKLLGREDASVCGEFDECIERAESSQGMPMKKREKYARREDAILHALELEKEMLRKQGKFEIESKFVGGNSPTAAKKGLIASSEILENGNDELENPVSPHFTRRLGALAKDNFMSGSSLFQEAKDGEELRQDDGLPEGVPRMRGLQDFGLKIAPSKRKHSMPWKPKTSRDAHAQSESEEVGIFRAKRSKCVYFPPGLSDSLDDKETPRGRMETLPSVLREGSRDANLMAQGISGISESSDTGSTESDLSDSESDSSETEEDADEETTSFSEAERGPFGMHEARVQHDSMSSEEPEDSALSGDISHLFPRDTVSANEPVSKWQLKGKRNIRNVAKRHLDATEGTPSDGRRVSSRRRAPIWRSGEYRNYDFTFDDVDDEEKDLETEMFGLDHEYILTPRAASRDQGFRNWGTVGFEDVNCGERYNPVLVGQHHFAGNGRGVLVEVDLKVHVTYQKGRVPIISMTSKLNGNSIIGHSIQIEAIEDGSTEHLLPANYDDDDGTIDYNTITTVPSAWKTARRTANFRIPRPHRSSAFDGCEDGGESPLFGQEGRSQKNVSAGNFSRKGVLVRKAFPQTPPPQSDKKLSGKSSKRAGLSSSQKIRTLSSIALEPNLGNKSIHDSFDSDIVGIIKPNSSGPTTVACIPVKLVYSRLLEKINRPPSKAVMNAVRFNGETEKSGS, from the exons ATGGAGAGTTCGGGGGGATCGGGGGATTGCGGAGTCGGATTGGGAGTGGGATCCATCGTGTGGGTCCGTCGTAGGAACGGCTCCTGGTGGCCTGGCAAGATACTCGGCCCCGACGAGCTCTCCACCGCTCATCTCACGTCGCCCCGCGCCGGCACTCCCGTCAAGCTCCTCGGAAGAGAAGACGCCAGTGT GTGTGGTGAATTTGATGAGTGCATCGAGAGGGCAGAATCCTCGCAGGGCATGCCgatgaagaaaagagagaaatatgCTCGCAGAGAGGATGCCATCCTCCATGCGCTTGAACTTGAGAAGGAAATGCTGAGGAAGCAAGGGAAATTCGAAATTGAGTCTAAGTTTGTGGGAGGTAATTCACCCACTGCTGCCAAAAAGGGTTTAATTGCATCTTCAGAAATCCTGGAAAATGGCAATGATGAACTTGAAAATCCCGTGTCACCTCATTTTACCCGGAGATTGGGAGCTCTGGCTAAAGACAACTTCATGAGTGGTTCTTCATTATTTCAAGAAGCCAAGGATGGAGAGGAGCTTAGGCAGGACGATGGTCTTCCAGAAGGTGTACCCAGGATGAGAGGTTTGCAAGATTTCGGCCTGAAGATTGCCCCCTCAAAGCGTAAGCATTCAATGCCATGGAAACCGAAGACGAGTCGTGATGCCCATGCTCAGTCAG AATCTGAGGAGGTGGGTATTTTCCGAGCAAAAAGGAGCAAATGTGTGTACTTTCCCCCGGGCCTTTCTGATTCTCTGGATGATAAAGAAACTCCCCGTGGTAGAATGGAGACTTTGCCTTCTGTTTTGCGGGAAGGTAGCCGTGATGCTAATCTGATGGCACAGGGTATCTCTGGGATCTCTGAATCTTCTGATACGGGTTCTACAGAATCTGATTTATCTGATTCAGAGTCAGATTCTTCAGAAACTGAAGAGGATGCTGATGAAGAGACAACTTCCTTTTCAG AAGCGGAGCGGGGTCCTTTTGGAATGCATGAGGCACGAGTACAGCATGATAGCATGAGCAGTGAGGAGCCTGAAGACTCAGCTCTTTCTGGAGATATTTCTCATTTGTTTCCTCGAGATACTGTCTCTGCTAATGAACCTGTGTCCAAATGGCAATTGAAAGGAAAGAGGAATATTCGCAATGTTGCTAAGAGGCATTTGGATGCTACGGAGGGAACACCTTCTGATGGAAGGAGAGTCAGTTCTAGGCGAAGGGCACCCATATGGAGATCTGGTGAATATAGAAATTATGACTTCACTTTTGATGACGTTGATGATGAAGAGAAGGATCTTGAGACTGAGATGTTTGGTTTGGATCATGAATATATATTGACCCCTAGAGCTGCATCTAGAGATCAAGGTTTCCGCAATTGGGGCACGGTTGGTTTTGAAGATGTGAATTGCGGAGAACGCTATAATCCTGTCTTGGTTGGGCAACATCATTTTGCTGGGAATGGTAGAGGCGTGTTGGTAGAAGTGGATTTAAAAGTCCATGTCACCTACCAAAAAGGACGGGTGCCAATCATTTCCATGACAAGCAAGTTAAATGGCAACTCAATTATTGGACACTCGATCCAAAtagaagcaatagaagatggTTCAACTGAGCATCTCTTACCTGcaaattatgatgatgatgatggaacAATTGACTATAATACCATAACGACAGTTCCATCAGCATGGAAGACCGCTAGGAGGACAGCTAATTTTCGAATCCCACGTCCTCATCGATCATCAGCATTTGATGGTTGTGAAGATGGGGGAGAGTCTCCCCTTTTTGGTCAGGAAGGAAGATCACAGAAGAATGTAAGTGCAGGAAATTTCAGTCGCAAAGGTGTCCTTGTGAGGAAGGCCTTCCCTCAGACTCCTCCACCTCAGTCTGATAAGAAGCTTTCCGGAAAATCTTCCAAGAGAGCAGGCTTGTCATCTAGCCAGAAAATAAGAACACTATCTTCGATTGCTCTTGAGCCAAATCTAGGTAACAAGTCCATACACGATAGCTTCGACTCTGACATTGTTGGAATAATTAAGCCGAATTCATCGGGACCAACCACAGTAGCTTGCATACCTGTAAAATTAGTATATAGTAGGTTACTTGAGAAGATTAATAGGCCGCCATCTAAAGCTGTTATGAATGCAGTTCGATTCAATGGTGAAACAGAGAAAAGCGGATCATAG
- the LOC104424286 gene encoding phospholipid scramblase family protein C343.06c, with protein MGRRELFAAFDAAVRMRLKNGNGIRQSSLVAERFLLRHLGQLRSGCAIGALQLHRDVVFGECPKSLGLTGNVSGGFAVVRGLQASSLLLGRNVCTSARPVRGTTSDESRVDRDFFVRQWVADKKKMKNLRDKGRARLVKQESYGQVAYGADRDASERSSLGDTEPGSGGTVLKQPPTSQAVTGYLKPASPEEAYVAPLLARSNLLITRDIEWANLVFGFEQENRYAIVDVCYPQSPVGFIREQSNVLARQFLRTRRPFVAYITDAMGKELFRVRRPFWWITSSIYAEVNGKEVGVVHRRWHLWRRVYDLYLGNKQFAVVENPGFWNWTFTLKDIDGQVLAQVDRDWRGFGFEIFTDAGQYVIRFGSSDPISKTGPASVVEELEVARPLTLSERAVAVALAISLDNDYFSRHGGWAIPFVVVGE; from the exons ATGGGCCGTCGTGAGTTGTTCGCTGCGTTCGATGCGGCCGTCCGGATGAGACTGAAGAATGGGAACGGGATTCGTCAATCGAGTCTCGTCGCCGAAAGGTTTCTGCTCCGTCATTTGGGTCAGCTTCGAAGCGGGTGCGCAATCGGTGCCCTGCAGCTGCACCGCGATGTCGTCTTCGGTGAATGTCCGAAATCTCTCGGCTTGACTGGAAATGTGTCGGGAGGATTCGCCGTGGTTCGTGGGTTGCAAGCAAGTTCTCTCCTTTTGGGGCGGAACGTCTGTACCTCGGCTCGCCCGGTTAGAGGAACTACTTCGGATGAATCTCGAGTGGATAGAGATTTCTTTGTACGGCAATGGGTGGCGgataagaagaaaatgaaaaaccttCGAGACAAAGGAAGAGCGAGATTGGTGAAGCAGGAGAGTTATGGTCAAGTAGCTTACGGCGCCGATAGAGATGCATCGGAAAGGTCGTCGTTGGGCGATACAGAACCGGGCTCTGGCGGAACGGTTCTAAAGCAACCGCCTACCAGCCAAGCTGTTACTGGCTATCTGAAACCTGCATCACCAGAGGAG gcCTATGTTGCACCTCTTCTTGCCAGGTCCAATTTGCTGATTACGAGGGATATAGAGTGGGCCAACCTTGTATTCGGCTTTGAGCAG GAGAATCGATATGCAATTGTGGATGTTTGTTACCCTCAGTCG CCTGTAGGTTTTATACGCGAACAAAGCAACGTCCTTGCCAGACAG TTTCTTCGCACAAGGCGCCCTTTCGTTGCATACATAACTGATGCCATGGGCAAAGAGCTCTTCAGG GTCCGCCGGCCTTTCTGGTGGATTACCAGCTCTATTTATGCAGAGGTTAATGGTAAG GAAGTTGGTGTGGTTCACAGACGATGGCATCTATGGAGGAGGGTTTATGATTTGTATCTAGG GAACAAGCAATTTGCAGTGGTGGAAAATCCTGGCTTTTGGAATTGGACATTTACTTTGAAGGACATAGATGGGCAAGTATTGGCTCAAGTAGATCGTGATTGGAGGGGTTTCGGTTTCgag ATATTTACTGATGCTGGTCAGTATGTCATCCGCTTTGGAAGTTCTGATCCTATCTCTAAGACTGGCCCAGCTAGTGTG GTAGAGGAGTTGGAAGTTGCTCGGCCTTTGACCCTCTCAGAAAGAGCCGTGGCAGTTGCTCTTGCTATTTCACTGGATAATGATTATTTCTCTAGGCATGGTGGATG GGCAattccttttgttgttgttggcGAGTAA
- the LOC104424291 gene encoding uncharacterized protein LOC104424291 isoform X1 → MDRKGVMICGVVGFLGLLSAATGFAAEATRIKASEVHQISSTQCDYPRTPAATLGSTAVLALTVAQVIINMATGCICCRRNPRPSTSSGTIAVICFILSWITFIITFFLLLGAAALNNQHSAENTYYWYYNCYVVKPGVFAGGALLSLATVALGIISYLALTSAKNNADQGWGNVPLPNQGGVAMGHPQFPPQTGADPVFVHEDTYMRRQFT, encoded by the exons atggataggAAGGGTGTGATGATCTGTGGGGTTGTGGGGTTCTTGGGGCTGCTTTCAGCTGCGACGGGTTTCGCTGCCGAGGCCACCAGGATAAAG GCTTCTGAAGTGCACCAGATAAGTTCTACACAGTGTGATTACCCACGTACTCCTGCTGCGACTCTAGGTTCAACAGCTGTGCTAGCTCTCACGGTTGCCCAAGTGATCATTAACATGGCAACTGGGTGCATTTGCTGCAGAAGAAACCCTCGTCCATCAACCTCTAGTGGGACAATTGCAGTTATCTGCTTCATTCTCTCCTG GATCACGTTCATCATCACATTCTTCTTGTTGCTAGGAGCAGCTGCGCTAAACAACCAGCACAGTGCAGAGAACACATACTACTGGTACTATAATTGTTATGTGGTGAAACCCGGTGTGTTTGCAGGAGGTGCCCTCTTGTCCCTTGCTACAGTTGCCCTCGGAATCATCTCATATCTCGCCCTGACTTCAGCCAAAAATAACGCCGACCAAGGCTGGGGCAATGTGCCTCTGCCTAATCAAGGAGGTGTGGCTATGGGACATCCACAATTCCCTCCTCAAACCGGTGCTGATCCTGTTTTTGTACACGAGGATACGTATATGAGACGGCAGTTCACATGA
- the LOC104424291 gene encoding uncharacterized protein LOC104424291 isoform X2 — protein MIFGPGENRTNPIWLLTCERSFELNKIGASEVHQISSTQCDYPRTPAATLGSTAVLALTVAQVIINMATGCICCRRNPRPSTSSGTIAVICFILSWITFIITFFLLLGAAALNNQHSAENTYYWYYNCYVVKPGVFAGGALLSLATVALGIISYLALTSAKNNADQGWGNVPLPNQGGVAMGHPQFPPQTGADPVFVHEDTYMRRQFT, from the exons ATGATCTTCGGTCCAGGAGAAAATAGAACCAATCCCATCTGGTTGTTAACCTGTGAGCGCAGCTTTGAACTCAATAAAATTGGA GCTTCTGAAGTGCACCAGATAAGTTCTACACAGTGTGATTACCCACGTACTCCTGCTGCGACTCTAGGTTCAACAGCTGTGCTAGCTCTCACGGTTGCCCAAGTGATCATTAACATGGCAACTGGGTGCATTTGCTGCAGAAGAAACCCTCGTCCATCAACCTCTAGTGGGACAATTGCAGTTATCTGCTTCATTCTCTCCTG GATCACGTTCATCATCACATTCTTCTTGTTGCTAGGAGCAGCTGCGCTAAACAACCAGCACAGTGCAGAGAACACATACTACTGGTACTATAATTGTTATGTGGTGAAACCCGGTGTGTTTGCAGGAGGTGCCCTCTTGTCCCTTGCTACAGTTGCCCTCGGAATCATCTCATATCTCGCCCTGACTTCAGCCAAAAATAACGCCGACCAAGGCTGGGGCAATGTGCCTCTGCCTAATCAAGGAGGTGTGGCTATGGGACATCCACAATTCCCTCCTCAAACCGGTGCTGATCCTGTTTTTGTACACGAGGATACGTATATGAGACGGCAGTTCACATGA